In a single window of the Patagioenas fasciata isolate bPatFas1 chromosome 22, bPatFas1.hap1, whole genome shotgun sequence genome:
- the MRPL10 gene encoding large ribosomal subunit protein uL10m: MAALRGVAPWRGGWLPALQLIRRGSKAVTRHWKAMHFQRQKLMAITEYLAPRPAVPPRCLRPRREAPQEDNGYERLLRRQVEEAFRDNRMIAICQYNSMPDEDLVLMRHYLRKHNIQVKFVLNEIVRPVLSQSKYKNLLPLFVARNILLVSPEAKVREMLRVLKGVPQVNLLGACIDDTILSRQGVENFAKLPPLEAAQGQVVGALELLPSQTSSLLQRGSAHLTALLDQHIHQLQTGETGSTANPLPSQSSGAH, encoded by the exons ATGGCGGCGCTGAGGGGTGTAGCGCCGTGGCGGGGGG GCTGGCTGCCCGCCCTGCAGCTCATCCGCCGCGGCTCCAAGGCCGTGACCCGGCACTGGAAGGCCATGCACTTCCAGCGCCAGAAGCTCATGGCCATCACCGAGTACCTGGCCCCGCGACCGGCCGTCCCGCCGCGCTGCCTGCGCCCCAGGAGGGAAGCTCCCCAGGAG GACAACGGTTACGAGCGGCTGCTGCGGCGGCAGGTGGAGGAGGCGTTCCGGGACAATCGCATGATCGCCATCTGCCAGTACAACTCCATGCCCGACGAGGACCTGGTGCTGATGAGGCACTACCTCCGAAAGCACAACATTCAGGTCAAGTTCGTCCTGAATGAG ATTGTCAGACCCGTGCTGTCCCAGTCCAAATACAAGAATCTCCTCCCTCTCTTCGTGGCACGTAACATCCTGCTGGTGAGCCCCGAGGCGAAGGTGAGGGAGATGCTGCGGGTGCTGAAGGGAGTTCCGCAGGTCAACCTCCTTG GCGCCTGCATCGACGACACCATCCTGAGCAGGCAGGGTGTGGAGAATTTCGCCAAGCTGCCCCCGCTGGAAGCCGCCCAGGGCCAGGTGGTGGgtgcgctggagctcctgcccTCCCAAACCTCCTCCCTGCTCCAGCGCGGCTCCGCACACCTCACGGCTCTCCTGGACCAGCACATCCACCAGCTGCAGACTGGGGAGACGGGGAGCACGGCCAACCCCTTGCCCTCACAGAGCTCAGGGGCTCACTGA
- the SCRN2 gene encoding secernin-2 produces MAGQDPVPSSCDCFVALPPHTAVPAVIFGKNADRPRHEVQEVVYVPAATHRPGDKVQCTYLEIEQVERTHAVVLSRPAWLWGAEMGANEHGVCVGNEGVWTREPVGEDEALLGMDLVRLGLERGSSAREAVEVITALLERYGQGGSCKEEPVPFVYHNTFLLADRTEAWVLETAGRYWAAQQIREGSRNISNQLSIGREITAEHAGLRQHARSQGWWSGDGEFSFAEVFSLTDQPPRMEAAKARYRAGRELLRQHAGHITAETLMAILRDKASGICVDSEGFRTAGSMVSVLPRDPAVPCVHFLTATPDPSRSVFKPFVFAPGLKPTPQVISPTFRDDPAKQIPRFRSVVDRRHQLYRRHQAALELMERDEERGQKLLETLRELEKQGLEGMKALLGGTVTPHPEELADLFFDCVEAEMKFYT; encoded by the exons ATGGCAGGGCAGGATCCCGTGCCCTCGTCTTGTGACTGCTTTGTGGCACTGCCGCCACACACCGCCGTGCCCGCTGTCATCTTCGGCAAGAACGCCGACCGGCCGCGCCATGAGGTCCAGGAGGTCGTCTACGTCCCCGCTGCCACCCACCGTCCCGGGGACAAAGTCCAG TGCACGTACCTGGAGATCGAGCAGGTGGAGAGGACGCACGCGGTGGTGCTGAGCCGCCCCGCCTGGTTGTGGGGTGCTGAGATGGGCGCTAACGAACACGGCGTCTGCGTGGGCAACGAGGGCGTCTGGACCCGCGAGCCCGTGGGGGAGGACGAGGCGCTGCTGGGGATGGACCTGGTGAG GCTGGGCTTGGAGCGCGGCAGCTCTGCCCGGGAGGCCGTGGAGGTGATCACGGCGTTGCTGGAGCGCTACGGCCAAGGCGGGAGCTGCAAGGAGGAGCCGGTGCCCTTTGTCTACCACAACACCTTCCTGCTGGCCGACCGCACCGAGGCCTGGGTGCTGGAGACGGCTGGGCGGTACTGGGCAGCCCAACAGATCCGGG AGGGCAGCCGCAACATCTCCAACCAGCTGAGCATCGGGAGGGAGATCACGGCCGAGCACGCGGGGCTGCGGCAGCACGCGCGCAGCCAGGGATGGTGGAGCGGGGATGGCGAGTTCAGCTTCGCCGAGGTTTTCTCCCTGACCGACCAACCCCCTCGCATGGAGGCTGCCAAAGCCCGCTACCGCGCCGGCCGGGAGCTGCTGCGCCAGCACGcag GTCACATCACGGCGGAGACGCTCATGGCCATCCTGCGGGACAAGGCCAGCGGGATCTGCGTGGACTCAGAGGGGTTCCGCACGGCAGGCAGCATGGTGTCCGTGCTGCCCCGTGACCCTGCCGTGCCCTGCGTCCACTTCCTCACGGCCACCCCTGACCCCTCCAG GTCCGTCTTCAAGCCCTTCGTCTTCGCACCCGGGCTCAAGCCCACGCCGCAGGTGATATCTCCCACCTTCCGCGACGACCCCGCCAAGCAGATCCCGCGGTTCCGCAGCGTGGTGGATCGGCGCCACCAGCTCTACCGGCGGCATCAGGCGGCACTGGAGCTGATGGAGAGGGATGAG GAGCGGGGCCAGAAGCTGCTGGAGACACTGCGGGAGCTGGAGAagcaggggctggaagggatgaAGGCGCTGCTGGGGGGCACGGTGACCCCCCACCCCGAGGAGCTGGCCGACCTCTTCTTCGACTGCGTGGAGGCAGAGATGAAGTTCTACACATAA
- the LRRC46 gene encoding leucine-rich repeat-containing protein 46, whose protein sequence is MVPSSPGVSVPHLEVLALSPPSPAVLSPATPSAHRFLPPNPSAPCPVQRVMGPAQPPPDTHPTAQGRDAEPGQHPPSMAEQQETLGGHESPGLTLTNSLINTRKPPHPESRSTELLSPPTLHLDRENICAIGRLWSLREIHSLYLQRNQIEKIENLGCFPNLRFLSLAGNRIRRVENLQPLRHLRVLDLSHNQIQTLDLDKLPRSLWLLDLTGNECTHQHGYRERVLGALPHLLQLDNQPVREEEEEGGSSSSEDEDNALPSEPSSPFTADKDFFADLQQELAGRSWRRRREALSEHRARLEELEMLRERRALLLSPKEDGGACTAATVRVQPRPHVKPGTQLPPLPAPGGQHDRGQSRTKAPEEENHSKGARNRQLPPIPCTSTALRGCD, encoded by the exons ATGGTCCCCTCCAGCCCTGGGGTCTCTGTGCCCCACCTGGAGGTCCTTGCactgagcccccccagccccgcagtTCTGTCCCCAGCAACCCCCTCGGCCCACAGGTTTCTGCCCCCCAACCCCTCAGCACCCTGTCCCGTGCAGAGGGTGATGgggccagcacagccccccccagacacccaccCCACGGCCCAAGGAAGGGATGCGGAGCCAGGCCAGCACCCCCCCAGCATGGCTGAGCAGCAGGAGACCCTTGGGG GTCATGAGTCCCCAGGGCTGACTCTCACTAACAGCCTCATCAATACGAGGAAGCCTCCGCACCCCGAGAGCCG ATCCACAGAGCTGCTGTCCCCCCCGACCCTCCACTTGGACCGGGAGAACATCTGTGCTATCGGGAGGCTCTGGAGCCTGCGGGAGATCCACAGCCTCTACCTGCAGCGG AACCAAATCGAGAAGATCGAGAATCTGGGCTGCTTCCCCAACCTGCG GTTCCTCTCCCTGGCCGGCAACCGCATCCGCAGGGTGGAGAACCTGCAGCCCCTGCGACACCTGCGCGTCCTCGACTTGTCCCACAACCAAATCCAGACGCTGGACCTAG ACAAGCTGCCCCGCAGCCTCTGGCTCCTCGACTTAACAGGGAATGAATGCACCCACCAGCATGGATACAG AGAGCGGGTGCTGGGCGCCCTGCCCCACCTCCTGCAGCTGGACAACCAGCCCGTccgcgaggaagaggaggaaggaggctcctccagcagcgAGGATGAAGACAACGCATTGCCCTCTGAGCCGAGCAGCCCCTTCACCGCAGACAAAG ATTTCTTTGCggacctgcagcaggagctggccgGGCGCTCGTGGCGGCGGCGCCGGGAAGCCCTGAGCGAGCACCGGGCccggctggaggagctggagatgctgcgGGAGCGTCGGGCTCTGCTGCTGAGCCCCAAGGAAGACGGAGGCGCCTGCACCGCGGCCACCGTGAGGGTTCAGCCCCGTCCCCACGTGAAGCCGGGGACACAGCTGCCACCCCTGCCAGCACCCGGCGGGCAGCACGACCGCGGGCAGTCCCGCACCAAGGCTCCGGAGGAGGAAAATCACTCCAAAGGAGCAAGAAACAGGCAGTTACCCCCGATCCCCTGCACCAGCACGGCACTGCGCGGGTGCGATTAA